A region of Sesamum indicum cultivar Zhongzhi No. 13 linkage group LG7, S_indicum_v1.0, whole genome shotgun sequence DNA encodes the following proteins:
- the LOC105165918 gene encoding uncharacterized protein LOC105165918 — protein sequence MTIWNVRGLNKRDHQLAMKDLVAEFRLHFIGLLETRVRVNNASHIQSFLLPHWKWFMDYALMGNRIWIGWDDNFLDVTVVELSTQFLHCHVTIRALQESVDITVIYGATELADICSLWDSLSTIAIQCVDTPWLVGGDFNAVRDHSEVCGASGDIRTAMEEFNYCIQNAGLLPLPMQGEWYTWHNCSVNPRNLWKRLDRMLINDTWIARFPTSAYLSLTPRTSDHSPLVLCGDRQQQLGGMFRFDNYLTRSPKFIPSVQNVWKHEVVRVPMYAVTRKLKALKPIFWEQRRNKGDLSHNVQLAKGFLEAAQNLVRANRQEEVFLYLEHCCRMVLAKAAKLEQIMLHHIAKMEWMKDGDQCSRVFFRKIAQRWAARRILQINDEHGITHTEQGAVFNEFVSYYSVLLGGQRRWDVIDIQYLRPSARHLVTED from the coding sequence ATGACAATTTGGAATGTGCGTGGCCTAAACaagagagaccatcagcttGCAATGAAGGATCTTGtggctgagttcaggttacatttCATTGGTCTCCTTGAAACTAGAGTACGAGTTAATAATGCCTCTCATATTCAGTCTTTTTTATTACCCCACTGGAAATGGTTTATGGATTATGCGTTGATGGGTAATCGTATTTGGATTGGCTGGGATGacaattttcttgatgttACTGTGGTTGAGTTGAGTACACAATTTTTACACTGTCATGTCACTATCCGAGCTCTTCAGGAATCAGTTGATATTACTGTCATTTATGGGGCTACAGAGCTAGCGGACATATGCTCACTTTGGGATTCACTTAGTACAATTGCCATCCAGTGCGTGGATACTCCGTGGCTAGTCGGAGGTgattttaatgcagtacgTGATCACAGTGAAGTCTGTGGAGCTTCTGGTGACATACGGACTGCAATGGAGGAATTCAATTATTGTATCCAGAATGCCGGCTTGTTACCCCTACCCATGCAAGGAGAATGGTACACGTGGCACAATTGTAGTGTAAATCCACGTAATCTATGGAAGCGACTTGATAGGATGCTCATTAATGATACATGGATTGCCCGGTTCCCCACATCCGCATATTTGAGCCTCACCCCACGTACCTCGGATCACTCACCACTAGTGTTATGTGGGGATAGACAACAGCAGTTGGGAGGTATGTTTCGTTTTGACAATTATCTTACCCGCTCACCAAAAtttattcccagtgtgcagaatgTTTGGAAACATGAGGTAGTTCGTGTACCGATGTATGCGGTAACTCGGAAACTTAAAGCACTGAAACCAATTTTTTGGgaacaaaggagaaataagggaGATTTATCGCACAATGTACAGTTGGCAAAGGGATTTCTTGAGGCGGCACAAAACCTGGTTCGTGCCAACAGGCAGGAGGAAGTATTCTTATACTTGGAGCACTGTTGTCGGATGGTTTTGGCCAAAGCAGCGAAGCTCGAACAAATCATGTTACATCATATAGCAAAAATGGAGTGGATGAAAGATGGTGATCAATGCTCTAGGGTGTTTTTTCGCAAGATTGCACAGAGATGGGCAGCAAGGagaattttgcaaattaatgatgagcaCGGGATCACTCACACAGAGCAGGGGGCTgttttcaatgaatttgtatCTTATTACAGTGTCCTTTTGGGAGGACAAAGAAGATGGGACGTGATTGATATTCAGTACCTTAGACCGTCGGCTAGACATCTGGTGACTGAAGATTAA
- the LOC105165921 gene encoding uncharacterized protein LOC105165921, with translation MCIDFKDLNKACPKDPYPMPQIDMMVDSTAGFEIFSMMDAYQGYHQIQMAEEDRDKTSFVTEKGIYCYNMMPFGLKNAGATYQRFVNKMFGDLLGKSIEVYVDDMLVKSKRSQDHIEDLAQAFSIMRKYSMKLNPDKCTFGNATRPPLLANPKDGEVLSLYLAVSENAVSSVLVREEGSNQNSVYYVSKMLQGAESRYSEMEKLALTLLVTARKLRSYFQSHKVMVLTNHPLKHVILRPEASGRLIKWAVELGQYDIEYQPRTAQKAQVLADFVMELSGDQKEPETTEQPCLKWMLHVDGSSNANNGGAGILIQGPKGVEIEVVARLSFPVTNNEAEYEALILGLELAHEAGARDLEVFTDSQLIALQIEGTYETRERIMTQYKEIVQRLMGKFEKCSISQVPKAETTRQMPYLNSELQWMESETAKSQP, from the exons ATGTGCATTGATTTTAAAGACTTGAACAAAGCTTGCCCAAAGGATCCGTACCCAATGCCCCAGATCGACATGATGGTAGACTCGACCGCTGGTTTCGAAATCTTCTCAATGATGGATGCTTATCAAGGATATCACCAGATTCAAATGGCTGAAGAGGATAGAGACAAAACCTCATTCGTTACTGAGAAGGGGATTTATTGCTACAACATGATGCCATTCGGACTAAAGAATGCGGGTGCGACCTATCAACGGTTTGTCAATAAGATGTTCGGTGACTTGTTGGGGAAGAGCATAGAAGTATACGTCGATGATATGTTGGTCAAGAGCAAGAGGTCGCAGGACCATATCGAGGACCTCGCACAAGCCTTCAGCATTATGAGAAAATACAGCATGAAACTGAACCCGGACAAGTGCACCTTCGGT AATGCGACCAGGCCCCCCTTGCTCGCAAACCCTAAGGATGGAGAGGTATTGTCTTTGTATCTGGCGGTATCCGAGAATGCGGTTAGCTCTGTGTTGGTGAGGGAAGAAGGAAGTAATCAAAACTCAGTCTACTATGTCAGCAAGATGCTCCAGGGGGCAGAATCACGATATTCAGAAATGGAGAAACTTGCCCTTACCTTACTAGTGACAGCTCGAAAACTGCGATCATACTTCCAATCGCACAAAGTGATGGTGCTGACAAACCATCCTCTCAAACACGTGATATTGCGACCCGAAGCCTCTGGGAGGTTGATAAAATGGGCCGTTGAATTAGGGCAGTACGACATTGAATATCAACCCAGAACAGCCCAGAAGGCGCAGGTGCTAGCAGATTTTGTGATGGAGTTGTCCGGCGACCAGAAAGAGCCAGAAACAACCGAACAGCCATGCCTGAAATGGATGCTACATGTGGACGGATCCTCCAATGCCAATAATGGAGGAGCAGGCATACTAATCCAAGGACCAAAGGGGGTAGAGATCGAAGTTGTAGCTCGCTTATCATTCCCAGTGACGAACAATGAAGCAGAGTATGAGGCACTCATACTAGGTTTAGAGCTCGCACATGAAGCCGGTGCCCGAGATCTGGAGGTCTTCACTGACTCCCAATTGATTGCCCTACAGATCGAAGGAACATATGAAACAAGGGAGAGGATAATGACCCAATACAAGGAGATCGTTCAGCGATTAATGGGTAAGTTCGAGAAATGTTCTATTTCGCAGGTCCCCAAGGCTGAAACGACAAGGCAGATGCCCTATCTAAATTCGGAGCTACAATGGATGGAATCCGAGACCGCAAAATCACAGCCCTAG